From the genome of Deltaproteobacteria bacterium, one region includes:
- the thrS gene encoding threonine--tRNA ligase, with the protein MSEIQVKLPDGTQSRFRSGETVKEIVSSWQASALDRAVAARLNGELVDMSSPVEVDSRIDLIDIGSPEGREVLRHSISHIMAEAVKDLFDGVKVTIGPSIEDGFYYDFDYVNTFTPDDLERIEARMREIIAEDHPFERTVMSREEAIRFFDEKGETYKVELIEDLPEDVKTVSLYQQGNFVDLCRGPHVPSTGMIKAFKLLNVAGAYWRGDENRQMLQRIYGTGFPSEEELTEYLTLLEEAKKRDHRKLGRELDLFQMNDEAGSGLIIFHPKGALLRRIIEDWEVREHLKRGYDIVIGPQILKGDLWKKSGHFDHYRENMYFTEVDEQLYGIKPMNCLAHMLIYKAKIRSYRDLPLRYFELGTVHRHEKTGVLHGLLRARQFTQDDAHILCTPDQLNDEIRAIADFVAYAMEIFRFDYEVELSTRPDNSIGSDEDWELATNALDQALKDNDISFEVNVGDGAFYGPKIDFKLKDVLGRKWQCATIQCDFTLPERFDLSYVGPDGERHRPVMLHRVILGSIERFMGVLIEHYAGAFPLWLSPVQAGVLTVTDSQIPYAQEVYQKLLDAGIRVERDFRNEKLGYKIREGQMQKTPYLLVVGDREVTSGTVTPRERGGKNLESMSPEEFISLVQDKTGRYE; encoded by the coding sequence ATGAGTGAGATCCAGGTAAAACTCCCCGACGGGACACAGTCACGGTTTCGATCGGGGGAAACAGTGAAGGAAATAGTGTCATCATGGCAGGCATCCGCTCTTGACCGGGCGGTCGCGGCCAGGCTCAACGGAGAACTGGTCGATATGAGCAGCCCCGTGGAGGTGGACTCCCGTATCGACCTTATCGATATTGGATCCCCGGAGGGGCGCGAAGTTCTGCGGCACAGCATTTCCCATATCATGGCCGAGGCAGTGAAGGACCTTTTCGATGGTGTCAAGGTGACCATCGGGCCCTCGATCGAGGACGGATTCTACTATGATTTCGATTACGTAAATACCTTTACTCCCGATGACCTCGAAAGGATCGAGGCCAGGATGCGGGAGATCATAGCGGAAGACCATCCCTTCGAGCGAACCGTGATGTCACGGGAGGAAGCGATCCGGTTCTTTGATGAAAAAGGCGAGACCTACAAGGTGGAGCTGATCGAGGACCTTCCCGAGGATGTGAAAACCGTATCCCTCTATCAGCAGGGTAATTTCGTTGATCTCTGCCGGGGACCGCACGTTCCCTCGACGGGCATGATCAAGGCCTTCAAGCTGCTCAACGTGGCCGGTGCTTACTGGCGCGGTGATGAAAACCGGCAGATGCTGCAGCGCATCTATGGGACCGGCTTCCCCTCCGAGGAGGAGTTGACGGAATACCTTACCCTTCTGGAAGAGGCAAAGAAACGGGACCACCGGAAGCTCGGCCGGGAGCTGGACCTTTTCCAGATGAACGATGAAGCCGGGTCCGGTCTTATCATCTTTCATCCCAAGGGAGCGCTTCTGAGAAGGATCATCGAGGACTGGGAGGTCAGGGAACATCTCAAGCGGGGGTATGATATCGTCATCGGCCCGCAGATCCTCAAGGGTGATCTCTGGAAAAAATCAGGTCACTTCGATCATTACCGGGAAAATATGTACTTTACCGAGGTGGATGAGCAGCTGTACGGCATCAAGCCCATGAACTGCCTCGCCCACATGCTTATATACAAGGCAAAGATCCGCAGCTATCGTGACCTGCCGCTCAGGTACTTTGAGCTCGGCACCGTGCATCGTCACGAAAAAACGGGCGTGCTCCACGGGCTCCTTCGCGCCCGGCAGTTCACCCAGGATGACGCCCATATCCTGTGCACACCCGACCAGTTGAACGACGAGATCAGGGCCATCGCCGACTTTGTCGCCTATGCGATGGAGATATTCCGCTTTGATTATGAGGTTGAACTGAGCACGCGACCCGATAATTCGATCGGTTCAGACGAGGACTGGGAACTCGCGACGAACGCCCTCGATCAGGCATTGAAGGACAACGACATCTCCTTTGAGGTGAACGTGGGTGACGGTGCCTTCTACGGTCCGAAAATAGATTTCAAGCTGAAGGATGTCCTGGGAAGAAAGTGGCAATGCGCCACTATCCAGTGTGATTTTACCTTGCCCGAGCGATTTGATTTGAGCTATGTTGGGCCCGACGGTGAAAGACACAGGCCGGTCATGCTTCATCGAGTCATACTCGGCTCGATCGAAAGGTTCATGGGAGTTCTCATTGAACACTACGCCGGAGCCTTTCCGCTCTGGCTGTCCCCGGTTCAGGCGGGCGTTCTTACCGTTACGGACAGTCAGATACCTTACGCGCAGGAGGTCTATCAGAAACTTCTTGACGCGGGTATCCGTGTGGAGCGTGATTTCAGGAACGAAAAACTGGGGTACAAGATCCGGGAAGGGCAGATGCAGAAAACGCCCTATCTCCTGGTTGTCGGTGACCGTGAGGTCACATCGGGCACCGTGACACCGCGCGAACGGGGGGGGAAGAACCTCGAATCCATGTCGCCGGAGGAGTTCATCTCTCTCGTACAGGACAAGACCGGCCGCTATGAATAG
- the pheS gene encoding phenylalanine--tRNA ligase subunit alpha has protein sequence MRAVLESLRKQADDEIDASTGKEELLAVKTRYLGRKGLLTEVLRKLKDVAPEDRPLIGKLSNDIKESISGRIDEALERLGSQESSKVLEREKIDVTLPGRRTPYGTVHPVTRVEKEICDIFATLGFSIAEGPEVELDYYNFEALNIPPDHPARDMHDTFYITEGTVLRTHTSPVQIRTMERQRPPVRIVSPGKVYRPDSDISHTPMFHQVEGLLVDRDVTFGDLKGVLTYFVRQMFGMDTALRFRASFFPFTEPSAEVDMQCVICKGSGCRVCGQSGWIEILGSGMVDPEVFKVVGYDPEEYTGFAFGLGVERIAMLKYGISDIRMFFENDRRFLEQF, from the coding sequence ATGAGAGCGGTTCTTGAAAGTCTCAGAAAGCAGGCCGATGATGAAATAGACGCCTCGACCGGCAAAGAAGAACTGCTCGCCGTCAAAACACGGTACCTTGGGAGAAAAGGACTTCTCACGGAGGTCCTCCGAAAGCTGAAGGATGTGGCGCCCGAGGACCGGCCGCTTATCGGGAAACTTTCCAACGACATCAAGGAATCAATTTCCGGAAGGATCGACGAAGCCCTGGAGAGGCTCGGCTCGCAGGAATCGTCGAAGGTCCTTGAAAGGGAGAAGATCGACGTTACCCTGCCGGGGAGGAGGACCCCGTACGGTACGGTCCATCCGGTAACCCGGGTTGAGAAGGAGATCTGCGACATTTTCGCCACCCTTGGTTTTTCAATTGCCGAAGGCCCGGAAGTTGAACTGGATTATTATAATTTTGAAGCCCTGAACATTCCCCCGGATCACCCCGCCCGGGACATGCACGACACATTTTACATAACGGAGGGCACCGTTCTCCGCACCCATACATCACCCGTCCAGATCAGGACCATGGAGCGGCAGCGGCCACCCGTCAGGATCGTTTCTCCCGGGAAGGTGTACCGGCCCGATTCGGATATATCCCATACTCCCATGTTTCACCAAGTGGAGGGGCTTCTCGTCGACAGAGATGTGACCTTCGGTGACCTCAAGGGAGTGCTGACCTACTTTGTCAGGCAGATGTTCGGAATGGATACGGCGTTGCGGTTTCGCGCGAGCTTTTTCCCCTTCACGGAGCCGAGCGCGGAAGTCGATATGCAGTGCGTCATCTGCAAGGGTTCGGGATGCCGCGTCTGCGGTCAGAGCGGATGGATAGAGATCCTCGGATCAGGTATGGTGGACCCCGAGGTCTTCAAGGTTGTTGGATATGACCCGGAAGAATATACCGGGTTCGCCTTCGGGCTTGGCGTGGAACGGATCGCCATGCTGAAATATGGAATTTCCGATATTCGAATGTTCTTCGAGAACGATCGAAGGTTTCTGGAACAGTTTTGA
- a CDS encoding PxxKW family cysteine-rich protein, giving the protein MVCQTVKAGTECVFMSKKGCTFNGGSCHTIIEKCEGCGRILESSGNKYCMLYPDPAGKWATGICPSATHAKKSKEEKVQKLNPLKASKRKAGR; this is encoded by the coding sequence ATGGTTTGTCAGACCGTAAAGGCAGGAACGGAATGTGTGTTCATGAGCAAGAAAGGCTGCACCTTTAATGGTGGAAGCTGTCACACTATCATCGAAAAATGTGAAGGCTGCGGTAGAATACTCGAATCTTCAGGAAACAAATATTGCATGCTTTATCCGGACCCGGCCGGCAAATGGGCTACCGGCATATGCCCCTCGGCCACGCATGCCAAGAAATCGAAAGAAGAAAAAGTGCAGAAACTCAATCCGCTGAAGGCATCAAAACGAAAAGCGGGGAGATAG
- the rpmI gene encoding 50S ribosomal protein L35 has translation MPKVKTHRGAAKRFKLTASGKVRRNKAYASHILTKKTRKRKRNLRQNAYLNERDAGAIRKLLPYA, from the coding sequence ATGCCGAAAGTTAAAACACACAGAGGAGCCGCCAAGCGGTTCAAGCTGACAGCATCGGGGAAAGTACGGCGGAACAAGGCATATGCGAGTCATATTCTGACCAAGAAAACCAGGAAGCGGAAGAGGAACCTCAGGCAGAACGCCTATCTGAACGAACGGGACGCCGGAGCGATCAGGAAATTGCTTCCCTATGCATAG
- the rplT gene encoding 50S ribosomal protein L20 has product MSRVKRSVSGKKKRRKILKLAKGYFGARSRLYRTATEAVERAMKYSYRDRKARKRDFRKLWIARINAAARMNGISYSKFIDGMKKAGMDIDRKILAELAVSDPKAFSEIVTVVKGEQAE; this is encoded by the coding sequence ATGTCACGGGTAAAAAGAAGTGTATCAGGAAAGAAGAAAAGAAGGAAGATCCTGAAGCTTGCCAAGGGTTATTTCGGGGCTCGGAGCAGGTTGTACCGGACCGCCACGGAAGCCGTGGAACGGGCCATGAAGTATTCCTACCGGGACCGGAAAGCACGGAAGCGGGATTTCAGGAAACTGTGGATTGCCCGTATCAATGCCGCTGCCCGTATGAACGGGATATCATACAGCAAATTCATCGACGGCATGAAGAAAGCCGGCATGGACATCGACCGGAAAATTCTTGCCGAGCTCGCAGTCAGTGATCCCAAGGCTTTTTCTGAGATCGTCACGGTTGTGAAAGGTGAACAGGCTGAATGA
- the infC gene encoding translation initiation factor IF-3, whose protein sequence is MVKNLRINDEIRVHEVRVVTVDGEQLGVLPLARALEEAEKAGLDLVEVAPQATPPVCRIMDYGKYRYQQSKKLTAAKKSQTTIQVKEIRVRPKTEEHDLQVKLRHIQRFLDQNHKVKITMMFRGREIVYSEKGRILMEDIKNRLGDGCTIDQPPKREGRNMTMIVSPKK, encoded by the coding sequence ATAGTTAAGAATTTACGCATCAACGATGAGATCAGGGTTCACGAGGTACGGGTGGTCACCGTTGATGGTGAACAGCTGGGTGTTCTCCCGCTGGCCCGGGCTCTTGAAGAAGCGGAAAAGGCAGGCCTCGACCTTGTTGAGGTGGCACCACAGGCAACGCCGCCGGTATGCCGCATCATGGATTACGGCAAATACCGGTATCAACAGAGCAAGAAATTGACGGCGGCGAAAAAAAGCCAGACCACCATACAGGTAAAAGAGATACGTGTTCGGCCAAAGACGGAAGAACATGACCTGCAGGTAAAATTGCGCCACATACAGAGATTCCTCGATCAGAATCACAAGGTCAAGATAACGATGATGTTCAGGGGGCGGGAGATCGTGTATTCTGAAAAGGGAAGAATACTGATGGAAGACATCAAGAACAGATTGGGTGACGGATGTACCATCGACCAGCCTCCAAAACGGGAGGGGAGAAACATGACGATGATCGTTTCTCCGAAGAAGTGA
- a CDS encoding CDP-alcohol phosphatidyltransferase family protein, producing MNIPNILTVIRIILVPVFVIFLIRGSFLSALVVFVVAGITDALDGFLARVLNQQTVLGAYLDPIADKALVATSFVSLSIMGFIPGWLAVIVISRDSIILLGILLFFILSVSFEMKPAFVSKLTTVFQILTVVFVLLFQCFPRYAWDNVLGTLIWSTAVVTVISGLYYIRVWFLYAGRGPRNNE from the coding sequence ATGAACATTCCCAATATCCTGACAGTGATACGTATTATTCTGGTGCCTGTTTTTGTCATTTTCCTGATCCGCGGTTCTTTCCTGTCCGCGCTTGTCGTTTTTGTTGTTGCCGGGATCACCGATGCCCTCGACGGCTTCCTGGCACGGGTCCTCAACCAGCAGACGGTCCTGGGAGCGTATCTGGACCCCATCGCGGACAAGGCGCTCGTCGCAACGTCCTTTGTTTCCCTTTCCATAATGGGATTCATCCCGGGATGGCTTGCCGTCATCGTCATCAGCAGGGATTCCATCATTCTCCTCGGCATTCTCCTTTTCTTCATACTTTCCGTTTCATTTGAGATGAAACCGGCCTTCGTCAGCAAGCTGACCACCGTGTTCCAGATACTGACCGTTGTATTCGTTTTGCTTTTTCAATGTTTCCCGCGATACGCGTGGGATAATGTCCTTGGGACGCTCATATGGTCGACGGCGGTCGTTACCGTGATATCGGGATTGTATTACATACGTGTCTGGTTTCTCTATGCCGGGCGCGGACCCAGGAACAATGAATAA
- a CDS encoding integration host factor subunit alpha, which translates to MTKSDLVQIVHDQLGISRKDSAELVESIFEVIKENLVKGESIKISGFGNLQVRDKKARKGRNPQTGEELVIPARRVLTFKPSQILKNALND; encoded by the coding sequence ATGACAAAGTCGGATCTCGTTCAGATCGTTCATGACCAGTTGGGAATTTCCAGGAAGGATTCCGCGGAACTGGTTGAATCGATTTTCGAGGTTATCAAGGAGAATCTGGTCAAAGGTGAGAGTATAAAAATATCCGGATTCGGGAACCTCCAGGTCAGGGACAAAAAGGCGCGAAAGGGCCGGAATCCCCAGACCGGAGAAGAATTGGTGATTCCCGCCAGGAGGGTTTTGACCTTCAAGCCGAGCCAGATCCTCAAGAATGCATTGAATGACTGA
- a CDS encoding HPr family phosphocarrier protein: protein MRKEENFTLKNELGLHARVAAMLVNVSSKYDARISFEKDGIEVDGTSILDILTLACPKGSNITIRAEGTDADRAMKEFARLIENKFGED, encoded by the coding sequence ATGAGAAAAGAAGAGAATTTTACACTGAAGAATGAGCTTGGGCTGCATGCCCGTGTCGCTGCCATGCTGGTGAACGTATCAAGTAAATATGACGCCAGGATATCTTTCGAAAAAGACGGGATTGAGGTTGACGGAACCAGTATTCTTGATATTCTTACCCTTGCCTGTCCCAAGGGAAGCAACATCACCATCAGGGCCGAGGGTACCGATGCGGACCGGGCCATGAAGGAATTTGCCAGGCTGATAGAGAACAAGTTCGGTGAAGACTGA
- a CDS encoding MerR family transcriptional regulator gives MEGTIPDKSYFRIGEVSRILGVEPYVVRYWESEFRTVKPLRTRSDQRLYRKKDVEELLMIRDLLYDEKFTIAGAKQRLSDMKSESADLSDSHYRLLMAVKKELMALKKIIG, from the coding sequence ATGGAAGGTACCATTCCCGACAAGAGTTACTTCCGTATCGGTGAGGTAAGCAGGATTCTCGGCGTGGAGCCATATGTGGTTCGATACTGGGAATCTGAATTCCGGACGGTAAAACCGCTGAGGACCCGTTCCGATCAACGCCTGTACCGGAAAAAGGACGTGGAGGAACTTCTGATGATCAGGGACCTCCTCTACGACGAGAAGTTCACCATTGCCGGGGCGAAACAGAGGCTCTCAGACATGAAGTCTGAATCTGCGGACCTTTCGGATTCCCATTACCGGCTTCTCATGGCGGTAAAAAAGGAATTGATGGCATTGAAAAAGATCATCGGTTGA
- a CDS encoding phenylalanine--tRNA ligase subunit beta, producing the protein MLVSLRWLKDYVDIEMSTKELAGKLTMAGLEVESIEESGPGFTGVIVSRIDSVKPHPDSKKLSLCEVWTGTETLPIVCGAPNVAEGMLTPLATVGATIPGGYTIKRSRIRGELSEGMLCSDEELGIGDDASGIMALPDTLKPGDDLADALDLKDITFDVSITPNRSDCLSILGIAREIAAITGKAMRYPDMTVSESGEDIRDITSVDILSPDLCPRYSARIIRNVTVRPSPLWIKLRLEAVGLRAINNVVDVTNFIMMEMGQPLHAFDFRYLEEGRIVVRGAGEGEEFISLDEKTRTLRADTLMICDGVKPVAVAGIMGGLNSEVTDDTETVLLESAYFNPASIRRSSRALGMSTDAAFRFERGIDPEGVIKASNRAARLIAETSGGTVCRGFIDAYPRKIEPVTDIPLRLQRVQALAGITIEEGSAVSILKNLEMKVVRDGAGTYRVTPPTFRVDISREADLIEEITRIYGYDKIPVTLPRQSTVSEIRDRKRTLMETIRIVLNGMGYSEVINYSFTSPMLADRLNLPENDEGRRYVRIKNPLTEETSVMRTVLTYGFLETAFRNANTGTQDLKMFEMGKVFIGTGEDTLPHERERLGGFISGSRFGDLWHFNDEESDFYDLKGAVENVFDSLKIHDVIYRSGCTVPFLHPGRSCDIIAAGRHIGFLGEIHPDVLENMDLKNRVVIFELELQELLDLFTGDIQYQEIPRYPASSRDVAFVVDSALEAERIIDLARGKQEKLLENVCVFDVYSGKGIPEGMKSIALRFTYRSPARTLTDEEVNASHKDLVDGIVKTTGAKIRGMEV; encoded by the coding sequence ATGTTAGTCAGTTTACGGTGGTTGAAAGATTACGTTGACATAGAAATGAGCACCAAAGAGCTTGCCGGGAAGCTTACCATGGCGGGACTCGAGGTGGAGTCGATCGAAGAATCCGGTCCCGGTTTTACCGGTGTGATCGTATCCCGGATCGATTCGGTAAAACCGCACCCCGATTCAAAGAAGCTGTCCCTCTGTGAGGTATGGACCGGTACGGAGACGCTTCCGATCGTCTGCGGCGCGCCGAATGTCGCAGAAGGGATGCTGACGCCGCTGGCGACCGTTGGGGCGACCATCCCCGGCGGGTACACGATCAAACGATCGCGGATCCGGGGCGAGCTGTCGGAAGGAATGCTCTGTTCCGACGAGGAACTGGGAATCGGAGATGATGCCTCGGGCATCATGGCACTGCCCGATACACTGAAACCGGGGGATGATCTGGCGGATGCGCTTGATCTGAAGGATATCACCTTTGATGTGTCCATTACGCCCAATCGCTCCGATTGCCTCAGCATCCTCGGTATTGCCAGGGAAATAGCGGCCATAACGGGGAAAGCGATGCGATATCCGGACATGACCGTTTCCGAGTCCGGCGAGGATATCCGCGATATAACATCCGTGGACATTCTCTCGCCCGACCTGTGTCCCCGATACTCGGCGCGGATCATCAGGAATGTGACGGTCAGGCCCTCTCCCCTGTGGATAAAGCTGAGACTTGAAGCGGTGGGCCTTCGGGCGATCAATAACGTGGTTGACGTGACGAACTTCATTATGATGGAGATGGGCCAGCCCTTACATGCCTTTGATTTCCGGTATCTCGAGGAAGGACGGATCGTCGTGCGGGGGGCGGGGGAAGGAGAGGAATTCATTTCCCTTGATGAAAAAACGCGGACCCTGAGGGCCGATACATTGATGATATGCGACGGGGTGAAGCCGGTGGCGGTGGCCGGCATTATGGGCGGTCTCAATTCGGAAGTCACCGATGATACGGAAACCGTCCTGCTTGAAAGCGCCTATTTCAACCCTGCTTCTATCCGGAGGTCGTCACGGGCTCTCGGCATGAGCACCGACGCGGCGTTCCGCTTCGAGCGGGGCATCGATCCCGAGGGTGTCATCAAGGCGTCGAACCGGGCCGCCCGGTTGATCGCCGAAACGTCGGGAGGTACCGTCTGCCGTGGTTTCATCGATGCCTATCCCAGGAAAATTGAACCCGTGACGGATATCCCCCTGCGGCTGCAGCGCGTGCAGGCGCTTGCCGGGATTACCATAGAGGAGGGCTCGGCGGTTTCCATCCTGAAAAACCTTGAGATGAAAGTTGTCCGTGACGGTGCCGGGACCTACCGCGTGACGCCGCCCACCTTCCGGGTCGATATATCCCGGGAGGCCGATCTGATCGAGGAGATCACAAGGATATACGGCTATGACAAGATACCTGTGACGCTGCCGCGTCAGTCGACGGTATCGGAGATACGGGACAGAAAACGGACCCTGATGGAGACGATCCGCATCGTCCTGAACGGAATGGGATACTCGGAAGTGATCAATTACAGCTTTACCAGCCCGATGCTGGCCGACCGGCTGAATCTTCCCGAGAACGACGAAGGCCGGCGCTATGTGCGCATCAAGAATCCACTCACGGAAGAAACATCGGTGATGAGGACCGTCCTGACCTATGGATTTCTGGAAACGGCGTTCAGGAACGCGAACACGGGAACCCAGGATCTCAAGATGTTTGAGATGGGGAAGGTCTTTATCGGTACCGGAGAGGATACCCTGCCCCACGAGCGGGAGCGGTTGGGAGGGTTCATCAGCGGGTCGCGTTTTGGTGACCTGTGGCATTTCAATGATGAAGAGTCCGACTTCTACGATTTGAAGGGTGCCGTTGAAAACGTGTTCGATTCCCTGAAAATACATGACGTTATCTACCGCTCGGGATGTACCGTGCCGTTTCTTCATCCCGGAAGGTCCTGCGATATTATCGCGGCCGGCCGGCATATCGGCTTTCTGGGAGAGATACACCCGGACGTTCTCGAGAATATGGATCTGAAGAACCGGGTGGTCATCTTTGAGCTGGAACTGCAGGAACTGCTCGATCTCTTTACGGGCGATATACAGTATCAGGAAATTCCACGTTACCCGGCTTCTTCCCGGGACGTGGCCTTCGTGGTCGATTCGGCCCTTGAAGCGGAGCGGATAATTGATCTCGCCCGGGGAAAACAGGAGAAACTCCTTGAAAACGTTTGTGTTTTCGATGTATATTCCGGAAAAGGGATTCCCGAAGGCATGAAGAGCATTGCCCTGCGTTTCACGTACCGTTCGCCGGCCAGGACCCTTACCGACGAAGAAGTAAATGCCTCGCACAAGGATCTGGTGGACGGGATCGTAAAGACAACAGGGGCGAAGATAAGAGGAATGGAAGTCTGA
- a CDS encoding DUF799 family lipoprotein: protein MMKLTMMKCCKDLVFLSVIVVAIYGCGPKAPCAVVPDYASRGVRMIAVMPVNTTAGDERAARAIRSEVQSQLYFKGYAKVPLALVDRSIKEFSGTNPGGTAAAMSPQTMGDLLGVDAVMYCTIAQWDTSPVYLYAPTSVTARFELRSAVTGEMLWRSEHTAVERNYDITGKRLEMKSYEAYERIVAEVVTETLSTLPNGPDYLTDMDHEQDLWPLW, encoded by the coding sequence ATGATGAAGCTCACTATGATGAAATGCTGCAAAGATCTGGTTTTCCTGTCCGTCATTGTCGTGGCGATATATGGATGCGGGCCGAAGGCCCCCTGTGCCGTGGTACCCGACTATGCTTCCCGCGGGGTGAGAATGATAGCGGTCATGCCGGTGAATACGACTGCTGGCGATGAACGGGCGGCGCGGGCGATACGAAGCGAGGTGCAATCGCAACTGTACTTCAAAGGGTATGCCAAGGTGCCCCTTGCACTGGTGGACAGGAGCATCAAGGAATTCAGCGGGACCAATCCCGGGGGAACGGCGGCGGCCATGTCTCCGCAGACCATGGGCGACCTTCTCGGTGTGGATGCCGTAATGTACTGCACCATTGCTCAGTGGGATACCTCACCCGTCTATCTGTATGCGCCTACGTCCGTGACGGCACGGTTCGAACTCAGAAGCGCCGTCACCGGTGAAATGCTCTGGCGCTCGGAACACACGGCGGTTGAAAGAAATTACGATATAACCGGAAAACGGCTTGAGATGAAGAGTTATGAAGCATATGAGCGAATTGTCGCCGAAGTGGTGACCGAGACCCTTTCGACGCTTCCCAACGGTCCTGACTATCTGACGGACATGGACCACGAGCAGGACCTGTGGCCCCTGTGGTGA
- a CDS encoding PTS system mannose/fructose/sorbose family transporter subunit IID: MERWGERRPGTWSLVRVFFRSLLIQASLNYSKMQNLGFVFALIPLVKGIDEKKRQSDILKRHIRFFNSHPYFSAPILGTVARLEYDASDDEQRRRVDGLKEALMAPYAALGDPFFWGAWKPFSAFVGVMAALGGIAAAPLLMVGLYNAVHLPFRGWAFVEGCRDGRGALNFIGSLKLPERTSQIKLMSAVVLSMIAALAIPLAHPASGGVAQILLMTGILGTVLACYWLIKRGVPVLAVLYGVAFLVCVVSVL; encoded by the coding sequence GTGGAAAGGTGGGGGGAAAGACGACCTGGAACGTGGTCCCTGGTGCGGGTTTTTTTCCGTTCTCTTTTGATCCAGGCGTCGTTGAACTATTCGAAGATGCAGAACCTGGGTTTTGTCTTTGCTCTGATCCCTCTGGTGAAAGGGATAGATGAAAAAAAGAGACAGTCTGACATATTGAAACGCCACATACGGTTTTTCAATTCGCATCCTTATTTTTCCGCACCCATTCTTGGCACTGTCGCACGGCTCGAGTACGATGCATCGGACGATGAGCAGCGGCGGCGTGTGGACGGGCTGAAAGAGGCCCTCATGGCCCCCTATGCGGCGCTGGGTGATCCCTTCTTCTGGGGTGCGTGGAAACCTTTTTCCGCCTTTGTGGGGGTGATGGCGGCTCTGGGCGGCATTGCGGCCGCCCCGCTGCTCATGGTCGGCCTCTACAATGCGGTTCATCTTCCTTTCAGGGGTTGGGCGTTTGTCGAGGGATGTCGTGACGGCCGGGGTGCGTTGAACTTTATCGGTTCCCTCAAGTTGCCGGAGCGGACCAGCCAGATCAAATTGATGTCGGCCGTGGTTCTTTCCATGATCGCGGCCCTGGCGATCCCCCTTGCTCATCCAGCGTCCGGTGGCGTGGCTCAGATACTCCTGATGACGGGAATACTCGGGACCGTCCTTGCCTGTTACTGGCTGATAAAACGAGGCGTGCCGGTCCTTGCTGTTCTCTATGGGGTGGCTTTTCTTGTCTGTGTTGTTTCGGTACTGTGA